In one Lolium rigidum isolate FL_2022 chromosome 3, APGP_CSIRO_Lrig_0.1, whole genome shotgun sequence genomic region, the following are encoded:
- the LOC124695386 gene encoding pathogenesis-related protein 1-like: protein MAAPNSWTLDIESSVAAPRLFFAAVMDWHTLAPKLTPQIVASGHVVVGDGHASSVRELHFTKEMPFSCMKERLDFVDVKTFKSRSTLIEGAGIGIWIETATTEIKVEPKGDGCAVNVKWACKLMPGVEVNEDQLNSAKHSLTCIFKTAEEYLIANPEAYSKPI, encoded by the exons ATGGCGGCCCCCAACAGCTGGACCCTCGACATCGAGTCATCCGTCGCCGCGCCTcggctcttcttcgccgccgtcaTGGACTGGCACACGCTGGCCCCCAAGCTCACTCCCCAAATCGTGGCCAGCGGTCACGTCGTCGTCGGCGATGGCCACGCCAGCAGCGTCAGGGAGCTGCACTTTACCAAAG AAATGCCCTTCAGCTGCATGAAGGAGAGGCTCGATTTCGTTGACGTCAAGACATTCAAGAGCAGGTCGACGCTCATCGAGGGAGCCGGGATCGGCATATGGATCGAGACGGCCACCACGGAAATCAAGGTGGAGCCTAAGGGTGATGGCTGTGCCGTGAACGTGAAGTGGGCATGCAAGCTGATGCCTGGTGTGGAGGTGAATGAAGACCAACTCAACTCTGCCAAACACTCCCTCACCTGCATCTTCAAGACTGCTGAGGAGTACCTCATCGCCAACCCAGAGGCCTACAGCAAACCCATCTAA
- the LOC124695387 gene encoding pathogenesis-related protein 1-like, whose amino-acid sequence MAAPNSWTLDIDSSVAAPRLFFAAVMDWHTLAPKLTPQIVASGHVVVGDGHASSVRELHFTKEMPFSCMKERLDFVDVKTFESRSTLIEGAGIGIWIESATTEIKVEPKGDGCAVNVKWACKLMPGVKVNEDQLNSAKDSLTGIFKTAEEYLIANPEAYSKPI is encoded by the exons ATGGCGGCCCCTAACAGCTGGACCCTCGACATCGACTCATCCGTGGCCGCGCCTcggctcttcttcgccgccgtcaTGGACTGGCACACGCTGGCCCCCAAGCTCACTCCCCAAATCGTGGCCAGCGGTCAcgtcgtcgtcggcgacggcCACGCCAGCAGCGTCAGGGAGCTGCACTTCACCAAAG AAATGCCCTTCAGCTGCATGAAGGAGAGGCTCGATTTCGTTGACGTCAAGACATTCGAGAGCAGGTCGACGCTCATCGAGGGAGCCGGGATCGGCATATGGATTGAGTCGGCGACCACGGAAATCAAGGTGGAGCCTAAGGGTGACGGCTGTGCCGTGAACGTGAAGTGGGCATGCAAGCTGATGCCTGGTGTGAAGGTGAATGAAGACCAGCTTAACTCGGCCAAAGACTCCCTCACCGGCATCTTCAAGACCGCTGAGGAGTACCTCATCGCGAACCCAGAGGCCTACAGCAAACCTATCTGA